A window of the Sardina pilchardus chromosome 21, fSarPil1.1, whole genome shotgun sequence genome harbors these coding sequences:
- the csnk1a1 gene encoding casein kinase I isoform X1: MASSSGSKAEFIVGGKYKLVRKIGSGSFGDIYLAINITNGEEVAVKLESQKARHPQLLYESKLYKILQGGVGIPHIRWYGQEKDYNVLVMDLLGPSLEDLFNFCSRRFTMKTVLMLADQMISRIEYVHTKNFIHRDIKPDNFLMGIGRHCNKCLETPVGKRKRSLAVSSSQDPSFSGLNQLFLIDFGLAKKYRDNRTRQHIPYREDKNLTGTARYASINAHLGIEQSRRDDMESLGYVLMYFNRTSLPWQGLKVPQAATKKQKYEKISEKKMSTPVEVLCKGFPAEFAMYLNYCRGLRFEEAPDYMYLRQLFRILFRTLNHQYDYTFDWTMLKQKAAQQAASSGGQGQQAQTPTGKQTDKPKSNMKGF, from the exons ATGGCAAGCAGCAGCGGCTCTAAAGCCGAATTCATAGTCGGTGGGAAATACAAGCTTGTTCGGAAAATCGGATCCGGATCGTTTGGTGACATATACCTGGCAATCAATATTACAAATGGAGAG GAGGTAGCAGTAAAGTTGGAATCCCAGAAGGCCAGACATCCCCAGCTGTTATATGAAAGCAAATTGTATAAAATACTTCAAGGTGGTGTCGGAATTCCACACATCAG GTGGTATGGGCAAGAGAAGGACTACAATGTCCTAGTGATGGACCTGCTGGGGCCCAGCCTGGAGGATCTCTTCAACTTCTGCTCCCGCAGGTTCACAATGAAAACTGTTCTAATGCTCGCAGATCAG ATGATCAGCAGAATTGAATATGTGCACACAAAAAACTTCATCCACAGAGATATCAAGCCAGACAACTTTTTAATGGGCATCGGCCGCCACTGTAATAAG TGTTTAGAAACTCCAGTggggaagaggaaaagaagCTTGGCTGTTAGTTCTTCTCAGGACCCATCTTTCTCAGGATTAAACCAG TTGTTCCTCATCGACTTTGGTTTGGCCAAAAAATACCGGGACAACCGGACGCGACAGCACATACCCTACAGAGAAGACAAAAATCTCACAGGCACAGCTCGCTATGCCAGCATCAACGCACATCTGGGCATTGAGCAGAG TCGCCGGGATGACATGGAGTCGCTAGGATATGTGCTGATGTACTTCAACAGAACCAGTCTGCCCTGGCAGGGACTGAAGGT TCCACAGGCTGCCACAAAGAAACAGAAGTACGAGAAGATTAGCGAGAAAAAGATGTCAACCCCTGTGGAGGTGTTGTGTAAG GGTTTCCCAGCGGAATTTGCCATGTACCTGAACTACTGCCGTGGGTTGCGGTTCGAGGAGGCGCCGGACTACATGTACCTGCGTCAGCTCTTCCGCATTCTCTTCAG GACTCTGAACCACCAGTATGACTACACATTCGACTGGACCATGCTGAAGCAGAAAGCGGCCCAGCAGGCGGCGTCTTCAGGGGGACAGGGGCAGCAGGCACAAACCCCCACAGGCAAGCAAACTGACAAACCCAAGAGTAACATGAAAG GTTTCTGA
- the csnk1a1 gene encoding casein kinase I isoform X3, translated as MASSSGSKAEFIVGGKYKLVRKIGSGSFGDIYLAINITNGEEVAVKLESQKARHPQLLYESKLYKILQGGVGIPHIRWYGQEKDYNVLVMDLLGPSLEDLFNFCSRRFTMKTVLMLADQMISRIEYVHTKNFIHRDIKPDNFLMGIGRHCNKCLETPVGKRKRSLAVSSSQDPSFSGLNQLFLIDFGLAKKYRDNRTRQHIPYREDKNLTGTARYASINAHLGIEQSRRDDMESLGYVLMYFNRTSLPWQGLKVPQAATKKQKYEKISEKKMSTPVEVLCKGFPAEFAMYLNYCRGLRFEEAPDYMYLRQLFRILFRTLNHQYDYTFDWTMLKQKAAQQAASSGGQGQQAQTPTGF; from the exons ATGGCAAGCAGCAGCGGCTCTAAAGCCGAATTCATAGTCGGTGGGAAATACAAGCTTGTTCGGAAAATCGGATCCGGATCGTTTGGTGACATATACCTGGCAATCAATATTACAAATGGAGAG GAGGTAGCAGTAAAGTTGGAATCCCAGAAGGCCAGACATCCCCAGCTGTTATATGAAAGCAAATTGTATAAAATACTTCAAGGTGGTGTCGGAATTCCACACATCAG GTGGTATGGGCAAGAGAAGGACTACAATGTCCTAGTGATGGACCTGCTGGGGCCCAGCCTGGAGGATCTCTTCAACTTCTGCTCCCGCAGGTTCACAATGAAAACTGTTCTAATGCTCGCAGATCAG ATGATCAGCAGAATTGAATATGTGCACACAAAAAACTTCATCCACAGAGATATCAAGCCAGACAACTTTTTAATGGGCATCGGCCGCCACTGTAATAAG TGTTTAGAAACTCCAGTggggaagaggaaaagaagCTTGGCTGTTAGTTCTTCTCAGGACCCATCTTTCTCAGGATTAAACCAG TTGTTCCTCATCGACTTTGGTTTGGCCAAAAAATACCGGGACAACCGGACGCGACAGCACATACCCTACAGAGAAGACAAAAATCTCACAGGCACAGCTCGCTATGCCAGCATCAACGCACATCTGGGCATTGAGCAGAG TCGCCGGGATGACATGGAGTCGCTAGGATATGTGCTGATGTACTTCAACAGAACCAGTCTGCCCTGGCAGGGACTGAAGGT TCCACAGGCTGCCACAAAGAAACAGAAGTACGAGAAGATTAGCGAGAAAAAGATGTCAACCCCTGTGGAGGTGTTGTGTAAG GGTTTCCCAGCGGAATTTGCCATGTACCTGAACTACTGCCGTGGGTTGCGGTTCGAGGAGGCGCCGGACTACATGTACCTGCGTCAGCTCTTCCGCATTCTCTTCAG GACTCTGAACCACCAGTATGACTACACATTCGACTGGACCATGCTGAAGCAGAAAGCGGCCCAGCAGGCGGCGTCTTCAGGGGGACAGGGGCAGCAGGCACAAACCCCCACAG GTTTCTGA
- the csnk1a1 gene encoding casein kinase I isoform X2: MASSSGSKAEFIVGGKYKLVRKIGSGSFGDIYLAINITNGEEVAVKLESQKARHPQLLYESKLYKILQGGVGIPHIRWYGQEKDYNVLVMDLLGPSLEDLFNFCSRRFTMKTVLMLADQMISRIEYVHTKNFIHRDIKPDNFLMGIGRHCNKCLETPVGKRKRSLAVSSSQDPSFSGLNQLFLIDFGLAKKYRDNRTRQHIPYREDKNLTGTARYASINAHLGIEQSRRDDMESLGYVLMYFNRTSLPWQGLKAATKKQKYEKISEKKMSTPVEVLCKGFPAEFAMYLNYCRGLRFEEAPDYMYLRQLFRILFRTLNHQYDYTFDWTMLKQKAAQQAASSGGQGQQAQTPTGKQTDKPKSNMKGF; encoded by the exons ATGGCAAGCAGCAGCGGCTCTAAAGCCGAATTCATAGTCGGTGGGAAATACAAGCTTGTTCGGAAAATCGGATCCGGATCGTTTGGTGACATATACCTGGCAATCAATATTACAAATGGAGAG GAGGTAGCAGTAAAGTTGGAATCCCAGAAGGCCAGACATCCCCAGCTGTTATATGAAAGCAAATTGTATAAAATACTTCAAGGTGGTGTCGGAATTCCACACATCAG GTGGTATGGGCAAGAGAAGGACTACAATGTCCTAGTGATGGACCTGCTGGGGCCCAGCCTGGAGGATCTCTTCAACTTCTGCTCCCGCAGGTTCACAATGAAAACTGTTCTAATGCTCGCAGATCAG ATGATCAGCAGAATTGAATATGTGCACACAAAAAACTTCATCCACAGAGATATCAAGCCAGACAACTTTTTAATGGGCATCGGCCGCCACTGTAATAAG TGTTTAGAAACTCCAGTggggaagaggaaaagaagCTTGGCTGTTAGTTCTTCTCAGGACCCATCTTTCTCAGGATTAAACCAG TTGTTCCTCATCGACTTTGGTTTGGCCAAAAAATACCGGGACAACCGGACGCGACAGCACATACCCTACAGAGAAGACAAAAATCTCACAGGCACAGCTCGCTATGCCAGCATCAACGCACATCTGGGCATTGAGCAGAG TCGCCGGGATGACATGGAGTCGCTAGGATATGTGCTGATGTACTTCAACAGAACCAGTCTGCCCTGGCAGGGACTGAAG GCTGCCACAAAGAAACAGAAGTACGAGAAGATTAGCGAGAAAAAGATGTCAACCCCTGTGGAGGTGTTGTGTAAG GGTTTCCCAGCGGAATTTGCCATGTACCTGAACTACTGCCGTGGGTTGCGGTTCGAGGAGGCGCCGGACTACATGTACCTGCGTCAGCTCTTCCGCATTCTCTTCAG GACTCTGAACCACCAGTATGACTACACATTCGACTGGACCATGCTGAAGCAGAAAGCGGCCCAGCAGGCGGCGTCTTCAGGGGGACAGGGGCAGCAGGCACAAACCCCCACAGGCAAGCAAACTGACAAACCCAAGAGTAACATGAAAG GTTTCTGA
- the csnk1a1 gene encoding casein kinase I isoform X4: MASSSGSKAEFIVGGKYKLVRKIGSGSFGDIYLAINITNGEEVAVKLESQKARHPQLLYESKLYKILQGGVGIPHIRWYGQEKDYNVLVMDLLGPSLEDLFNFCSRRFTMKTVLMLADQMISRIEYVHTKNFIHRDIKPDNFLMGIGRHCNKLFLIDFGLAKKYRDNRTRQHIPYREDKNLTGTARYASINAHLGIEQSRRDDMESLGYVLMYFNRTSLPWQGLKVPQAATKKQKYEKISEKKMSTPVEVLCKGFPAEFAMYLNYCRGLRFEEAPDYMYLRQLFRILFRTLNHQYDYTFDWTMLKQKAAQQAASSGGQGQQAQTPTGKQTDKPKSNMKGF; encoded by the exons ATGGCAAGCAGCAGCGGCTCTAAAGCCGAATTCATAGTCGGTGGGAAATACAAGCTTGTTCGGAAAATCGGATCCGGATCGTTTGGTGACATATACCTGGCAATCAATATTACAAATGGAGAG GAGGTAGCAGTAAAGTTGGAATCCCAGAAGGCCAGACATCCCCAGCTGTTATATGAAAGCAAATTGTATAAAATACTTCAAGGTGGTGTCGGAATTCCACACATCAG GTGGTATGGGCAAGAGAAGGACTACAATGTCCTAGTGATGGACCTGCTGGGGCCCAGCCTGGAGGATCTCTTCAACTTCTGCTCCCGCAGGTTCACAATGAAAACTGTTCTAATGCTCGCAGATCAG ATGATCAGCAGAATTGAATATGTGCACACAAAAAACTTCATCCACAGAGATATCAAGCCAGACAACTTTTTAATGGGCATCGGCCGCCACTGTAATAAG TTGTTCCTCATCGACTTTGGTTTGGCCAAAAAATACCGGGACAACCGGACGCGACAGCACATACCCTACAGAGAAGACAAAAATCTCACAGGCACAGCTCGCTATGCCAGCATCAACGCACATCTGGGCATTGAGCAGAG TCGCCGGGATGACATGGAGTCGCTAGGATATGTGCTGATGTACTTCAACAGAACCAGTCTGCCCTGGCAGGGACTGAAGGT TCCACAGGCTGCCACAAAGAAACAGAAGTACGAGAAGATTAGCGAGAAAAAGATGTCAACCCCTGTGGAGGTGTTGTGTAAG GGTTTCCCAGCGGAATTTGCCATGTACCTGAACTACTGCCGTGGGTTGCGGTTCGAGGAGGCGCCGGACTACATGTACCTGCGTCAGCTCTTCCGCATTCTCTTCAG GACTCTGAACCACCAGTATGACTACACATTCGACTGGACCATGCTGAAGCAGAAAGCGGCCCAGCAGGCGGCGTCTTCAGGGGGACAGGGGCAGCAGGCACAAACCCCCACAGGCAAGCAAACTGACAAACCCAAGAGTAACATGAAAG GTTTCTGA
- the csnk1a1 gene encoding casein kinase I isoform X5: MASSSGSKAEFIVGGKYKLVRKIGSGSFGDIYLAINITNGEEVAVKLESQKARHPQLLYESKLYKILQGGVGIPHIRWYGQEKDYNVLVMDLLGPSLEDLFNFCSRRFTMKTVLMLADQMISRIEYVHTKNFIHRDIKPDNFLMGIGRHCNKLFLIDFGLAKKYRDNRTRQHIPYREDKNLTGTARYASINAHLGIEQSRRDDMESLGYVLMYFNRTSLPWQGLKAATKKQKYEKISEKKMSTPVEVLCKGFPAEFAMYLNYCRGLRFEEAPDYMYLRQLFRILFRTLNHQYDYTFDWTMLKQKAAQQAASSGGQGQQAQTPTGKQTDKPKSNMKGF, encoded by the exons ATGGCAAGCAGCAGCGGCTCTAAAGCCGAATTCATAGTCGGTGGGAAATACAAGCTTGTTCGGAAAATCGGATCCGGATCGTTTGGTGACATATACCTGGCAATCAATATTACAAATGGAGAG GAGGTAGCAGTAAAGTTGGAATCCCAGAAGGCCAGACATCCCCAGCTGTTATATGAAAGCAAATTGTATAAAATACTTCAAGGTGGTGTCGGAATTCCACACATCAG GTGGTATGGGCAAGAGAAGGACTACAATGTCCTAGTGATGGACCTGCTGGGGCCCAGCCTGGAGGATCTCTTCAACTTCTGCTCCCGCAGGTTCACAATGAAAACTGTTCTAATGCTCGCAGATCAG ATGATCAGCAGAATTGAATATGTGCACACAAAAAACTTCATCCACAGAGATATCAAGCCAGACAACTTTTTAATGGGCATCGGCCGCCACTGTAATAAG TTGTTCCTCATCGACTTTGGTTTGGCCAAAAAATACCGGGACAACCGGACGCGACAGCACATACCCTACAGAGAAGACAAAAATCTCACAGGCACAGCTCGCTATGCCAGCATCAACGCACATCTGGGCATTGAGCAGAG TCGCCGGGATGACATGGAGTCGCTAGGATATGTGCTGATGTACTTCAACAGAACCAGTCTGCCCTGGCAGGGACTGAAG GCTGCCACAAAGAAACAGAAGTACGAGAAGATTAGCGAGAAAAAGATGTCAACCCCTGTGGAGGTGTTGTGTAAG GGTTTCCCAGCGGAATTTGCCATGTACCTGAACTACTGCCGTGGGTTGCGGTTCGAGGAGGCGCCGGACTACATGTACCTGCGTCAGCTCTTCCGCATTCTCTTCAG GACTCTGAACCACCAGTATGACTACACATTCGACTGGACCATGCTGAAGCAGAAAGCGGCCCAGCAGGCGGCGTCTTCAGGGGGACAGGGGCAGCAGGCACAAACCCCCACAGGCAAGCAAACTGACAAACCCAAGAGTAACATGAAAG GTTTCTGA
- the si:ch211-195b11.3 gene encoding serine protease inhibitor Kazal-type 1, with amino-acid sequence MKLTIVLCASMILCLSVALAEDAAPEPREANCAQYLSDACSREYNPVCGDDGHTYSTECMLCHENKEKRQHVRVMYNGPCKAE; translated from the exons ATGAAGCTGACAATCGTACTCTGTGCTTCGATGATTCTTTGCCTGTCTG TTGCTCTGGCTGAGGATGCTGCGCCAGAGCCCAGAGAG GCAAACTGTGCTCAATACCTAAGTGATGCATGCTCACGGGAATACAACCCTGTGTGCGGAGACGATggccacacatacagcacagagTGCATGCTCTGCCATGAGAACAA GGAGAAGAGGCAGCATGTCCGTGTCATGTACAACGGGCCATGCAAGGCTGAATAA